From a single Opisthocomus hoazin isolate bOpiHoa1 chromosome 6, bOpiHoa1.hap1, whole genome shotgun sequence genomic region:
- the UROD gene encoding uroporphyrinogen decarboxylase, producing MAAGRGGAGAGSAASGGNGEAGERRGRMEGGERFLPKGFPELKNDAFLRAARGEETEHTPVWCMRQAGRYLPEFRETRAAQDFFATCRSPKLCCELTLQPLRRFPLDAAIIFSDILVVPQALGMEVVMVPGKGPTFPEPLKEVEDLLKLRQKVDVTAELGYVFQAITLTRHRLEGRVPLIGFSGAPWTLMSYMIEGGGSTTMAKAKSWLYRHPEASHRLLRLLADVVTDYLVGQVAAGAQALQLFESHAGHLGPEQFQDFALPYIRDIARAVKSKLKEEALPLVPMIIFAKDAHYALRDLARAGYEVVGLDWTIRPQEARAQTGKDVTLQGNLDPCALYAPKEKIGELVKKMLEAFGTQRYIANLGHGLYPDMSPEHVGAFVEAVHAHSRQINKHS from the exons atggcggcggggcggggcggggcgggggcggggagcgCCGCGTCGGGAGGCAACGGAgaggccggggagcggcgcgggagGATGGAGGGCGGCGAGCGGTTCCT CCCCAAGGGCTTCCCGGAGCTGAAGAACGATGCGTTCCTGCGCGCGGCGCGTGGCGAGGAGACGGAGCACACCCCAGTGTGGTGCATGCGGCAGGCCGGGCGCTACCTGCCCG AGTTTCGGGAGACCCGGGCGGCGCAGGATTTCTTCGCCACTTGCCGGAGCCCCAAGTTGTGCTGTGAGCTGACGCTACAG CCGCTCAGGCGATTCCCCCTGGATGCTGCCATCATTTTCTCTGACATCTTGGTGGTGCCCCAG GCGCTGGGCATGGAGGTTGTCATGGTCCCCGGCAAAGGACCCACGTTCCCAGAGCCCCTGAAGGAGGTGGAGGATCTGCTGAAACTGCGACAGAAGGTGGACGTGACCGCGGAGCTGGGTTACGTCTTCCAGGCCATCACGCTGACACGACACCGCCTGGAGGGCAGGGTGCCCCTCATCGGCTTCTCCGGGGCGCCT TGGACGCTCATGTCCTACATGATTGAAGGTGGCGGCTCCACGACAATGGCCAAGGCCAAGAGCTGGCTCTACCGTCACCCTGAGGCAAGCCACCGACTGCTGCGGCTGCTGGCCGATGTCGTCACTGACTACCTGGTGGGGCAGGTGGCTGCTGGAGCGCAG GCGCTCCAGCTGTTTGAGTCCCACGCGGGGCACCTGGGCCCGGAGCAGTTCCAGGACTTCGCCCTGCCTTACATCCGAGACATTGCCCGGGCTGTCAAGAGCAAGCTGAAGGAGGAGGCGCTGCCCCTGGTGCCCATG atcATCTTTGCGAAGGACGCGCACTACGCGCTGCGCGACCTGGCCCGTGCCGGTTACGAGGTGGTTGGTCTCGACTGGACCATCCGGCCCCAGGAGGCTCG TGCACAGACAGGGAAAGATGTCACTCTGCAAGGGAACTTGGATCCCTGCGCGCTCTATGCACCCAAG GAGAAGATTGGCGAACTGGTGAAGAAGATGCTGGAGGCTTTCGGGACCCAACGCTACATCGCCAACCTGGGCCACGGCCTCTACCCAGACATGAGCCCTGAGCACGTGGGTGCCTTTGTGGAGGCCGTGCACGCTCATTCCCGCCAGATCAACAAGCACAGCTGA